The Alcaligenes faecalis sequence GCACCAGACTGGCCGCCCCCGGCTGCCCCATCTGCTCGGCAAAGGCCACGCTGACCATATCCACGGTGCCCACGATCACACCCATGGCGACCATCAGCAAAGCCAGCAAACGCACACTATTCAGACGCAGGACCGAAGAGCAACTGCCCTGCTCCTGCGCCAGAATCGGCGGCTCAGTCCCCTTTTGCAACAACAGAGCCGACACACCGGCAATCAGCAATAGCGCAGCAGCCAGCACACCCGCTTGTGGAAACACCGCGACAGCCAAACCCACCGACAAAGGCGGCCCGGCAATAAAGGTGACTTCATCCAGCACGGTTTCCAGCGAATACGCCGTTTGCAAGCGATTCTGACCACGGTAAATAGCCGTCCAGCGGGCACGTACCATGGCCGACATGCTGGGCATGAAACCGGCCAGCACCGCGCCTGCAAACAAGATCCAATCAGGCGCTTGCCACCAGGTCGCCCCCAACAAGAGCAGCAGGCCCAGCACACTGATGGCTGTTGCCAGCGACAGAACACGGCTTTGCCCATGCAGGTCCACCCAACGGGATACTTGGGGCGATAGCAGCGCATAGCTCAGGACAAAAGTGGCGGACACCGCCCCCGCCAAGGCATAGCTGCCCCGCAGTTGCGACAGCATGGTGATGATTCCTATCCCTATCATGGGCAGTGGAATCCTGGCCAGCAGCCCGGCCAGGGCGAAACCCCGTGTGCCGGGCGCAGCAAAAAGTTCTCGATAAGGCTGAGCCATTACATTCTCCGTGAACGCCCGCTTGCCACGACACGGTGATGCATCGACAATACATACAAGGCGTATGTTTAAAATAATATATACATACGCATCGCATGTAAATATACATTCAGTCCGTATATAAGGAGAAACGATGGCTCGCCGTACCCGCGCCGAGATGGAAGAAACCCGCGCCACGCTGCTGGCCACCGCTCGCACTTTCTTTGCAGAACGTGGTTATGCCGACACATCCATGGACGAATTGACGGCCCAAGCAGGTCTGACACGCGGCGCGCTCTACCACCACTTCGGTGACAAAAAAGGGTTGCTGGCCGCGGTAGTCGATCAGATTGATGCGGAAATGGATGAACGCCTGCAGGCTATTTCAAACAATGCCGACGATGCCTGGGAAGGGTTTGTGCGCCGCTGCCATGCCTATCTGGAAATGGCGCTGGAGCCGGAAATGCAGCGCATTGTCTTGTGCGATGCCAAGGCCGTACTGGGGGGCGCCTCACCCGAATCACATCAGCATTGTGTAGGTTCCATGGAAGGCCTGATACAGGCGCTAATGGATCAAGGCCGGATTGAACAGGCTGATCCCCACGCCCTGGCTTCCCTGATCTACGGCAGTCTGGCCGAAGCCGCATTCTGGATTGCGCAGGGAGAGGATGGCGATGCCCGCCTGGTAAAAGGGCTGGCTGCACTGGATTTATTACTGCGCGGCTTGCTGATCAAGTCCTGAACGGATGATGCTAAAAGTAGCCAGTGTCCAGACAAAGAGCAGGCCTGGGAGTATCTGCTTCTAGCGGCAGGCAAATCAGCAAATCAAATCCTGTTTGACGCGACTTCTCGCTGTTCATTTTAAACAGCGAGAACTATATAGCCCTGGTTTTTGCGGCGATGATGAGCCGTCCCAAAAGCCG is a genomic window containing:
- a CDS encoding MFS transporter, yielding MAQPYRELFAAPGTRGFALAGLLARIPLPMIGIGIITMLSQLRGSYALAGAVSATFVLSYALLSPQVSRWVDLHGQSRVLSLATAISVLGLLLLLGATWWQAPDWILFAGAVLAGFMPSMSAMVRARWTAIYRGQNRLQTAYSLETVLDEVTFIAGPPLSVGLAVAVFPQAGVLAAALLLIAGVSALLLQKGTEPPILAQEQGSCSSVLRLNSVRLLALLMVAMGVIVGTVDMVSVAFAEQMGQPGAASLVLSAYALGSCVAGLVFGGLKLNIPLHRLLLIGGLATAATTLPLLLVASVAQLAGAVLLAGLFFAPTMIVAMALVEQVVPEQQLTEGMTWLLAGLNMGVAMGAAASGRMVDQGGASSGFMVALYAAAVIILLALCSQYCLRGSMVSRACAV
- a CDS encoding TetR/AcrR family transcriptional regulator, translating into MARRTRAEMEETRATLLATARTFFAERGYADTSMDELTAQAGLTRGALYHHFGDKKGLLAAVVDQIDAEMDERLQAISNNADDAWEGFVRRCHAYLEMALEPEMQRIVLCDAKAVLGGASPESHQHCVGSMEGLIQALMDQGRIEQADPHALASLIYGSLAEAAFWIAQGEDGDARLVKGLAALDLLLRGLLIKS